A genomic window from Candidatus Poribacteria bacterium includes:
- a CDS encoding dipeptide epimerase, with translation MTYRTHFTEPQGIIKTNITDLQLQHPFKIARRATDAFRQVISVEIDGGIGEAAPARLYGETVQTVRVALEIIAPSLPKDLDAIHDVMETVEARLGGNYAAKSAIDMALHDRLGKKLGVPLYQLWGLNPNKTPCTSFTIGLDEPEVMAEKTRHAEAYPILKVKLGTPQDIEIIQKLREVTDKPIYVDANTAWTPKEAVRKIRELAGYGVELIEQPTKPNDLAGLKFVHEHSELPIIADESVKRASDIPILAECVDGINIKLVKCGGLLEAHRMISVARAHGLLVMIGCMIESSLGITAAAHLTPLVDYADLDGHLLIANDPYTGVSLDKGKLIPPNRPGIGIIYKQESSS, from the coding sequence ATGACATACCGAACCCACTTTACCGAACCGCAAGGTATAATTAAAACTAACATCACAGATTTACAACTCCAGCATCCGTTCAAGATTGCGCGTCGTGCGACAGACGCGTTCCGACAAGTGATTTCTGTAGAGATTGATGGTGGCATCGGTGAAGCGGCACCCGCTCGGTTGTATGGTGAAACCGTTCAGACGGTGCGTGTCGCGTTGGAAATTATCGCACCGTCACTTCCCAAAGACCTCGATGCGATTCACGATGTGATGGAGACGGTTGAAGCAAGGCTTGGCGGCAATTACGCAGCAAAGTCCGCCATTGATATGGCACTTCATGATCGACTCGGTAAAAAACTTGGCGTTCCGCTCTATCAACTCTGGGGGCTCAACCCGAATAAGACCCCTTGCACATCGTTTACGATTGGACTGGATGAACCCGAAGTAATGGCAGAGAAGACCCGACATGCTGAAGCGTATCCGATCCTGAAAGTCAAACTCGGTACGCCGCAGGATATTGAGATAATTCAGAAACTCCGCGAGGTCACGGATAAGCCCATCTATGTTGATGCGAATACAGCATGGACACCGAAGGAGGCTGTTCGCAAGATTCGTGAGCTTGCCGGTTATGGTGTTGAATTGATAGAACAACCGACGAAACCGAATGATCTGGCAGGACTCAAGTTTGTCCACGAACACTCTGAACTGCCGATTATCGCCGATGAAAGCGTCAAGCGCGCAAGTGATATTCCGATTCTCGCTGAGTGTGTTGACGGTATCAATATCAAACTCGTCAAATGTGGTGGATTGCTTGAGGCACATCGAATGATAAGTGTTGCCCGCGCCCACGGTTTGCTGGTCATGATTGGTTGCATGATAGAGAGTTCGCTCGGCATCACCGCCGCTGCACACTTGACACCCCTCGTAGACTATGCCGATCTGGACGGTCATCTGCTCATTGCGAACGATCCCTACACGGGTGTAAGTCTTGATAAGGGTAAATTGATACCACCAAACCGCCCTGGCATCGGGATTATTTATAAGCAGGAAAGCAGCTCATAG
- a CDS encoding SDR family oxidoreductase has translation MTKQNRNVLITGGTGILGSAVTKAYLAQGDSVAVTYLFEDEVDRFKEYNPEISEDVTFLFANVTEEAEVQKTVQEFLSKFGSLDVLVNIVGGFVGGIPTAELEENRWDFMMNLNLKSVFLCCKTVIPHMTERGYGKIINVSARAGLKGEAGLSAYCVSKGGVRTLTESLAAEVMDSGVNVNAIMPSVMDTPANRESMPDEEHDRWVSPTDVAKVICFLTSDDAAVINGAAIPVYGRA, from the coding sequence ATGACAAAACAGAACCGCAATGTTCTCATCACCGGCGGCACAGGTATATTAGGGAGTGCCGTCACCAAAGCCTATCTCGCCCAAGGTGACAGTGTTGCTGTCACATATCTATTTGAAGATGAAGTTGACCGCTTCAAAGAATACAATCCTGAGATTAGCGAAGACGTTACTTTCTTGTTCGCGAACGTTACCGAGGAAGCCGAGGTCCAGAAGACCGTTCAGGAATTTTTATCCAAATTCGGTTCACTGGATGTATTGGTGAATATCGTTGGCGGGTTTGTCGGTGGGATCCCCACTGCGGAACTTGAAGAGAATAGATGGGATTTTATGATGAACCTCAACCTCAAATCGGTGTTCCTGTGTTGCAAGACAGTCATACCACACATGACGGAACGCGGTTATGGCAAGATTATCAACGTTTCCGCACGCGCTGGATTGAAAGGTGAGGCGGGATTGAGTGCGTATTGCGTCTCTAAAGGCGGTGTCCGCACCTTGACCGAGTCGTTGGCGGCTGAGGTGATGGATTCGGGGGTAAACGTCAATGCCATTATGCCGAGCGTGATGGACACCCCCGCGAATCGTGAATCCATGCCGGACGAGGAGCACGACCGGTGGGTATCCCCTACCGATGTCGCCAAGGTAATATGTTTCCTGACTTCCGACGATGCTGCCGTCATCAACGGTGCTGCGATCCCTGTTTACGGCAGAGCCTAA